In one Sphingomonas sp. AP4-R1 genomic region, the following are encoded:
- a CDS encoding FAD-binding oxidoreductase, whose translation MTLMLSRRTLLTRAAWGTAALAAAPLRAAAGTQVVVIGGGIIGASIAYHLAMAGARVTVLEAEKPAAGATMNSFAWLNAGSKRPRPYHMLNLLGMMGWHRLQMELGVTTLPVQWGGCVDWTGDAADARRAAASVHAQQAWGYPIRTIEADEIARLLPGVTPGPVAGATFSDAEGTVNPVVATQALLKAAAARGAKIDYPVKVTGFEQKDGRVARVLTDKGAIAADAVVIAGGMGCQPLAAMLGANVPLDSTPGILAHSVARPIALTRLAFGPGANIKQTADGGFVTGENFGVSTVPPTREVGEALLAKAATYVPAIKGAKLDRVTLGHRVLPKDSFPIVGHLPGSANAYVAAMHSGMTQAPPDRPARRDRSAGRPQGGPAGDVPPRAVCVKSGSSPPWKGGAGGG comes from the coding sequence ATGACCCTGATGCTGTCGCGCCGCACCCTGCTCACCCGCGCCGCCTGGGGCACGGCCGCGCTGGCGGCGGCTCCCCTCCGTGCGGCGGCCGGCACGCAGGTGGTGGTGATCGGCGGCGGGATCATCGGCGCGTCGATCGCCTATCATCTCGCCATGGCGGGCGCGCGCGTCACCGTGCTGGAGGCGGAGAAGCCGGCGGCAGGTGCCACGATGAACAGCTTCGCCTGGCTCAATGCGGGCAGCAAGCGCCCCCGCCCCTATCACATGCTGAACCTGCTCGGCATGATGGGCTGGCACCGGCTGCAGATGGAATTGGGCGTCACCACCTTGCCCGTCCAGTGGGGCGGCTGCGTCGACTGGACCGGGGACGCCGCCGATGCGCGCCGCGCCGCCGCCTCGGTGCATGCGCAGCAGGCGTGGGGCTATCCGATCCGCACGATCGAGGCGGACGAGATCGCCCGCCTGCTTCCCGGCGTCACGCCCGGCCCGGTCGCGGGCGCCACGTTCAGCGATGCCGAGGGCACGGTGAACCCCGTCGTCGCCACGCAAGCGCTGCTCAAGGCCGCCGCCGCGCGGGGCGCCAAGATCGACTATCCGGTGAAGGTGACCGGCTTCGAACAGAAAGACGGCCGCGTCGCCCGCGTGCTGACCGACAAGGGCGCGATCGCGGCCGACGCGGTGGTGATCGCAGGCGGCATGGGCTGTCAGCCGCTCGCCGCGATGCTGGGCGCGAACGTGCCGCTGGACTCGACCCCCGGCATCCTCGCCCACTCCGTCGCGCGCCCGATCGCGCTGACCCGCCTCGCTTTCGGCCCCGGCGCGAACATCAAGCAGACGGCCGACGGCGGCTTCGTGACCGGCGAGAATTTCGGCGTCAGCACGGTTCCCCCCACGCGCGAAGTGGGTGAGGCGCTGCTCGCCAAGGCCGCCACCTATGTCCCCGCCATCAAGGGCGCGAAGCTGGACAGGGTCACGCTCGGCCACCGCGTGCTGCCCAAGGACAGCTTCCCGATCGTCGGTCACCTGCCGGGCAGCGCCAACGCCTATGTCGCGGCGATGCACAGCGGCATGACGCAGGCCCCCCCTGATCGGCCAGCTCGCCGCGATCGAAGTGCTGGGCGGCCCCAAGGCGGACCTGCTGGAGACGTTCCGCCCCGAGCGGTTTGCGTAAAGTCAGGAAGCTCCCCTCCCTGGAAGGGAGGGGCTGGGGGTGGGTAG